The following proteins are encoded in a genomic region of Pyrus communis chromosome 11, drPyrComm1.1, whole genome shotgun sequence:
- the LOC137749435 gene encoding 7-deoxyloganetin glucosyltransferase-like, with protein MDTKEVPKKPHAVCIPIPAQSHIKAMLKFAKLLHHRGFHITFVNTVFNHKRFLRSLGPNSLDGLPDFRFEAIPDGLPDSDEDTTQDVILLADSVRKQYFLAPFRALLKKLNNDAISTTNNPPVTCIISDGSMSIFTITAAEEIEVPIVLFYTIAACSFMGCIQFRALVEKGLVPLKDESCLTNGYLDKAVDWIPGVKDIRLKDLPTFLRTTNREDIFFNFVMESTDRAHEASAVILHTFDALERDVLDALSSMLPRVYTIGPLQLHLNQIPEHPLNIGYSLWKEDTECLEWLNSKAPNSVVYVNFGSIAVMTPEHLVEFAWGLANSKLPFFWVVRPDLVIGESAILQPEFVAETKRRSLIANWCPQELVLNHPSVGGFLTHSGWNSTIESLTAGVPMLCWPFFADQQMDCRYTCKEWGIGMEINNDVKRDEVERLVLELVEGEKAKKMKSKVMEWKKLAEEATSPHGSSSKNFDNLVNRVLLRKS; from the exons ATGGATACCAAAGAAGTACCTAAAAAGCCTCATGCTGTTTGTATTCCAATTCCAGCTCAAAGCCATATCAAGGCCATGCTTAAATTCGCAAAGCTCCTCCACCACAGAGGTTTTCATATCACCTTTGTCAACACAGTGTTCAACCACAAGCGCTTTCTTAGATCTCTTGGCCCCAACTCCCTTGACGGCTTGCCTGATTTTCGGTTTGAAGCCATCCCAGATGGCCTTCCTGATTCAGATGAAGATACCACCCAAGATGTCATTTTGCTCGCTGACTCTGTCAGAAAACAATATTTCTTGGCTCCCTTTCGTGCCCTTCTCAAAAAACTCAACAATGATGCCATATCAACAACCAACAATCCTCCAGTGACTTGCATAATTTCAGATGGTTCCATGTCCATATTCACAATCACAGCTGCTGAAGAAATTGAAGTCCCTATAGTACTGTTTTACACTATTGCTGCATGCAGCTTCATGGGCTGTATACAATTTCGTGCTTTGGTCGAAAAAGGACTTGTACCACTCAAAG ATGAGAGTTGTTTGACAAATGGTTATTTGGACAAGGCTGTCGATTGGATTCCAGGAGTGAAGGATATCCGTTTGAAGGATCTCCCAACCTTCCTTCGAACCACAAATCGTGAGGACATATTTTTCAACTTCGTGATGGAATCAACAGATAGAGCGCATGAAGCTTCAGCAGTTATTCTTCATACTTTTGATGCCTTGGAGCGTGATGTTTTGGATGCTCTCTCATCTATGCTTCCACGGGTTTATACCATTGGCCCTCTTCAATTACATCTCAATCAGATACCTGAACACCCCTTGAATATTGGATACAGTCTATGGAAAGAAGATACTGAATGCCTTGAGTGGCTAAACAGTAAGGCGCCAAATTCAGTTGTGTACGTGAATTTTGGCAGTATAGCGGTCATGACACCTGAACATCTAGTCGAGTTTGCATGGGGACTAGCAAACAGCAAGCTGCCTTTCTTCTGGGTAGTTAGACCCGATTTGGTGATTGGCGAATCAGCGATTTTGCAACCTGAGTTTGTGGCTGAAACAAAACGAAGAAGTTTAATAGCAAATTGGTGCCCACAAGAGCTTGTCCTTAACCATCCATCAGTTGGAGGATTTTTAACACACAGCGGTTGGAATTCAACTATTGAGAGCCTGACTGCAGGAGTGCCTATGCTCTGTTGGCCATTCTTTGCCGACCAGCAAATGGACTGCCGCTATACTTGCAAGGAATGGGGCATTGGCATGGAAATCAATAATGATGTGAAGAGGGATGAAGTAGAGAGGCTTGTTCTAGAGTTAGTGGAGGGGGAGAAGGCTAAGAAGATGAAAAGTAAGGTGATGGAGTGGAAGAAACTTGCAGAAGAAGCTACTAGTCCTCACGGTTCTTCATCCAAGAACTTCGACAATTTAGTGAATCGTGTGCTATTAAGGAAAAGCTAG
- the LOC137749433 gene encoding 7-deoxyloganetin glucosyltransferase-like: MDATTVATKPHAVCIPVPTQSHIKATLKFAKLLHGRGFHITFVNTEFNHKRFLKSLGPDSQYGLPDFRFEAIPDGIPDSGEDATQNLTLLCDSILKHTFLATFRDLLTKLNDDAKTTSNNPPVTCIVSDGFMSPVTVTAAQDIGVPSVQFYTIAACAFMGFLQFRALVEKGLAPLKDESCLTNGYLEKVIDWIPGMKDIRLRDIPTFFRTTNPDDILFNFTTKATDRAHEASAIVLHTFDALETDVLDALSSMLPLVYPIGPLQLHLNQIPEHPLNTGYSLWKEETECLEWLNAKAPDSVMYVNFGSIAVMTPENLVEFGWGLANSKLPFFWVIRPDLVIGEPAIFPPEFVAETKERSLTASWCPQEQVLNHPSVGGFLTHSGWGSTIESLTAGVPMLCWPSFGDQQMDCHYTCNEWGIGMEISNDVKRREVEKLVKELMEGEKGKKLKNKVMEWKKLAEEATGPNGSSSKNLDNLVNQVLLRKN; this comes from the exons ATGGATGCCACAACAGTAGCTACTAAGCCTCACGCTGTTTGCATTCCAGTTCCGACTCAAAGCCATATCAAGGCAACGCTTAAATTTGCAAAACTCCTGCACGGTAGAGGTTTCCATATTACCTTTGTCAACACGGAGTTCAATCACAAGCGGTTTCTTAAATCTCTAGGACCCGATTCCCAATATGGCTTGCCTGATTTCCGGTTCGAAGCCATCCCAGATGGCATTCCAGATTCAGGTGAAGATGCCACCCAAAATCTCACTTTACTCTGCGATTCCATACTAAAACATACTTTCCTGGCGACGTTTCGTGATCTCCTCACTAAGCTCAACGATGATGCCAAAACAACATCCAACAATCCACCAGTGACTTGCATAGTTTCAGATGGTTTCATGTCCCCAGTCACAGTCACTGCTGCTCAAGATATTGGAGTCCCTTCGGTGCAGTTCTACACTATTGCTGCATGTGCCTTCATGGGCTTTTTACAATTTCGTGCTTTGGTTGAAAAAGGACTTGCACCACTCAAAG ATGAGAGCTGTTTGACAAATGGATATCTGGAAAAAGTTATAGACTGGATTCCTGGAATGAAAGATATTCGTTTAAGGGATATCCCAACTTTTTTTCGAACCACAAATCCGGATGACATCCTATTTAACTTCACGACGAAAGCAACGGATAGAGCTCATGAAGCTTCAGCAATTGTTCTTCATACTTTTGATGCCTTGGAGACAGATGTGTTGGATGCGCTCTCATCTATGCTTCCACTTGTTTATCCCATTGGCCCTCTTCAATTACATCTCAACCAGATACCAGAACACCCCTTGAATACTGGATACAGTCTATGGAAAGAAGAAACTGAATGCCTTGAGTGGCTAAACGCTAAGGCGCCAGATTCTGTCATGTATGTGAATTTTGGCAGTATAGCAGTCATGACACCTGAAAATCTTGTCGAGTTTGGCTGGGGACTTGCAAATAGCAAATTGCCCTTCTTTTGGGTAATCAGGCCTGATCTTGTAATTGGTGAACCCGCAATTTTTCCGCCTGAGTTTGTTGccgaaacaaaagaaagaagtcTTACAGCAAGTTGGTGCCCACAAGAGCAAGTCCTGAACCACCCATCAGTTGGAGGATTTTTAACTCACAGCGGTTGGGGTTCAACAATTGAGAGCCTGACTGCAGGAGTGCCTATGCTCTGTTGGCCATCCTTCGGTGACCAGCAAATGGACTGCCACTATACTTGCAATGAATGGGGCATTGGGATGGAGATTAGTAATGATGTGAAGAGGCGTGAAGTAGAGAAGCTTGTCAAGGAGTTAATGGAGGGAGAGAAGGGTaagaagttgaaaaataaggtCATGGAGTGGAAGAAACTGGCAGAAGAAGCTACTGGGCCGAATGGTTCTTCATCCAAAAACTTAGACAATTTAGTGAATCAAGTTCTACTAAGAAAGAACTAG
- the LOC137749434 gene encoding 7-deoxyloganetin glucosyltransferase-like, protein MDTREVPNKPHAVCIPVAAQSHIKAMLQFAKLLHHRGFHITFVNTVFNHKRFLRSLGPNSLDGLPDFRFEAIPDGLPDSDENATQDVALLADSVRKQNFLAPFRALLNKLNNDALSTSNNPRVTYIISDGFMSTFTITAAEEIGVPIVLFYTIAACSFMGFIQLRALVEKGLAPLKDESCLTNGYLDKVIDWIPGMKGIRLKDLPTFLRTTNPNDLFFNFVMESTDRAHEASAIILHTFDALERDVLDALASMLPLVYTIGPLQLHLNQIPEHPLNIGYSLWKEETQCLEWLNSKAPNSVVYVNFGSITVMTPEHLAEFGWGLANSKLPFFWVIRPDLVIGGSAILPSEFVAETKERSLFASWCPQEHVLNHPSVGGFLTHSGWSSTIESLTAGVPMLCWPFFCDQQMDCRYTCNEWGIGMEINNDVKRDEVEKLVRELMEGKKAKKMKNKVMELKKLAEESTSPHGSSSKNFDNLVNRVLLRKS, encoded by the exons ATGGATACCAGAGAGGTACCTAATAAGCCTCATGCTGTTTGTATTCCAGTTGCAGCTCAGAGCCACATCAAGGCCATGCTTCAATTTGCAAAGCTTCTCCACCACAGAGGTTTTCATATCACCTTTGTCAACACAGTGTTCAACCACAAGCGCTTTCTTAGATCTCTCGGCCCCAACTCCCTTGACGGCTTGCCTGATTTTCGGTTCGAAGCCATCCCAGATGGCCTTCCTGATTCAGATGAAAATGCCACCCAAGATGTCGCTTTGCTTGCTGACTCTGTCAGAAAACAGAATTTCTTGGCTCCCTTTCGTGCCCTCCTCAATAAACTCAACAACGACGCCTTATCCACATCCAACAATCCTAGGGTGACTTACATAATTTCAGACGGTTTCATGTCCACATTCACAATCACAGCTGCTGAAGAAATTGGAGTCCCTATAGTACTGTTCTACACTATTGCTGCATGCAGCTTCATGGGCTTTATACAACTTCGTGCTTTGGTCGAAAAAGGACTTGCACCACTTAAAG ATGAGAGTTGTTTGACAAATGGCTATTTGGACAAGGTTATAGATTGGATTCCAGGAATGAAGGGTATCCGTTTGAAGGATCTCCCAACCTTCCTTCGAACCACAAATCCTAAtgacttatttttcaacttcgTGATGGAATCAACAGATAGAGCTCATGAAGCTTCAGCAATTATTCTTCATACTTTTGATGCCTTGGAGCGAGATGTTTTGGATGCTCTCGCATCTATGCTTCCGCTTGTTTATACCATTGGCCCTCTTCAATTACATCTCAACCAGATACCTGAACATCCCTTGAATATTGGATACAGTCTATGGAAAGAAGAAACTCAATGCCTCGAGTGGCTAAATAGTAAGGCGCCAAATTCAGTTGTGTACGTGAATTTTGGCAGTATAACTGTTATGACACCCGAACATCTAGCTGAGTTTGGATGGGGACTAGCAAACAGCAAGCTGCCTTTCTTCTGGGTAATTAGACCCGATTTGGTAATTGGCGGATCAGCGATTTTGCCATCAGAGTTTGTGGctgaaacaaaagaaagaagttTATTTGCAAGTTGGTGCCCACAAGAGCATGTGCTGAACCATCCATCAGTTGGAGGATTTTTAACACACAGCGGTTGGAGTTCAACCATTGAGAGCCTGACTGCAGGAGTGCCTATGCTCTGTTGGCCATTCTTTTGCGACCAGCAAATGGACTGCCGCTATACTTGCAATGAATGGGGCATTGGCATGGAAATCAATAATGACGTGAAGAGGGATGAAGTAGAGAAGCTTGTTAGAGAGTTAATGGAGGGGAAGAAGGCTAAGAAGATGAAAAATAAGGTCATGGAGTTGAAGAAACTTGCAGAAGAATCTACTAGTCCTCACGGTTCTTCATCCAAGAACTTCGACAATTTAGTAAATCGTGTGCTATTAAGGAAAAGCTAG